One part of the Gemmatimonadaceae bacterium genome encodes these proteins:
- a CDS encoding SET domain-containing protein-lysine N-methyltransferase → MAARRKRTKQVAEPQPFAVRRSAIQGRGCFASRDIRKGERIAEYQGERITWKEADTRYDDDAKRRHHTFLFAVTTRTVIDGAVNGNDARYINHSCDPNCEAIDDRGRIFIEAMRPIAAGEELFYDYAYARDESTTEEDEQLYLCRCGTAKCRGTILEAPPKRKAKLPKTHHAAARHPHEHLARAGTKQKGASDGQRPTGRSRRRAR, encoded by the coding sequence ATGGCCGCCAGGCGCAAACGCACGAAGCAGGTCGCCGAGCCGCAACCGTTCGCGGTCCGGCGCTCCGCCATCCAGGGGCGCGGGTGCTTCGCCTCTCGCGACATCCGCAAGGGCGAGCGCATTGCCGAGTACCAGGGTGAGCGCATCACGTGGAAGGAGGCCGACACGCGCTACGACGACGACGCCAAGCGTCGCCACCACACCTTCCTCTTTGCCGTGACGACGCGCACGGTGATCGATGGGGCGGTGAACGGGAACGATGCCCGCTACATCAACCATTCGTGCGATCCCAACTGCGAGGCGATCGACGACCGCGGACGCATCTTCATCGAGGCGATGCGTCCCATTGCGGCTGGCGAGGAGCTGTTCTACGACTACGCCTACGCGCGCGACGAATCGACGACGGAGGAGGACGAGCAGCTGTACCTCTGCCGGTGCGGCACCGCCAAGTGCCGGGGAACGATCCTCGAGGCACCGCCCAAACGGAAGGCGAAGCTCCCCAAGACCCACCACGCCGCGGCTCGCCACCCGCACGAGCATCTCGCGCGCGCCGGCACCAAGCAGAAGGGGGCGAGCGACGGTCAGCGCCCGACGGGGAGGTCGAGACGACGCGCGCGATGA
- the fahA gene encoding fumarylacetoacetase, producing the protein MLNETHRPDLRSWVASANDGATDFPVQNLPYGVFRRRGSDEAWRVGVAIGRMILDVAAASAAGLLDDDAGQAARTCASPSLNGLMSLGAPSWSALRRALSELLRADTETGRSAQAVAPSLLVSQHDAELRLPAHVSDYTDFYASVFHATNVGAMFRPDNPLLPNYKWVPIGYHGRASSLVVSGTPVVRPHGQLGSDDGGAPTVAPSRRLDYEAELALFVGPGNSLGRVIPIEDAQEHLFGIALLNDWSARDVQAWEYQPLGPFLAKNFATSLSPWVVTFEALAPYRVPAFARADGDPAPLPYLADATDQSRGGLDVWIEVWLRTARMREDDAQAVRLSRGNARELYWTMAQLLAHHASNGCNLQPGDVLGSGTISGPAKDSRGCLLELTWRGTEPVTLPNGELRRFLEDGDEVILRGSCERAGYARLGLGECRGVVQPAITL; encoded by the coding sequence ATGCTCAACGAGACCCATCGCCCCGACCTTCGCTCATGGGTGGCGAGCGCCAACGATGGCGCGACCGACTTCCCTGTGCAGAACCTCCCCTACGGCGTCTTCCGGCGCCGCGGGAGCGACGAGGCATGGCGTGTCGGCGTGGCCATCGGGCGCATGATCCTCGATGTCGCGGCGGCGAGTGCGGCCGGGCTCCTCGACGACGATGCCGGGCAGGCGGCGCGCACCTGCGCATCGCCGTCGCTCAATGGGCTCATGTCACTCGGTGCGCCGTCGTGGTCTGCGTTGCGTCGCGCCTTGAGCGAGCTGCTGCGCGCCGATACCGAGACGGGACGCTCCGCGCAGGCCGTGGCGCCATCGCTCCTGGTGTCGCAGCACGACGCCGAGTTGCGGCTGCCGGCGCACGTGTCCGACTACACCGACTTCTACGCGTCGGTGTTCCATGCCACCAACGTCGGGGCGATGTTCCGCCCGGACAACCCGCTGCTGCCCAACTACAAGTGGGTCCCGATCGGGTACCATGGGCGTGCCTCGTCGCTGGTGGTGAGCGGGACGCCCGTCGTGCGCCCGCATGGACAGCTGGGGAGCGATGACGGGGGGGCGCCGACGGTGGCGCCGAGCCGCCGCCTCGACTACGAGGCCGAACTCGCCCTCTTCGTGGGACCGGGAAACTCGTTAGGTCGGGTGATCCCCATCGAGGATGCGCAGGAGCACCTGTTCGGCATTGCGCTCCTCAACGACTGGTCGGCCCGCGATGTCCAGGCGTGGGAGTACCAGCCACTCGGCCCGTTCCTGGCCAAGAACTTCGCGACGTCGCTGTCCCCGTGGGTCGTGACGTTCGAGGCGCTGGCCCCGTACCGGGTTCCAGCCTTTGCCCGCGCCGACGGCGATCCTGCCCCGCTCCCCTACCTCGCGGATGCCACTGACCAGTCGCGGGGCGGCCTCGATGTCTGGATCGAGGTGTGGCTGCGTACGGCGCGCATGCGGGAGGACGACGCGCAGGCGGTGCGCCTGTCGCGCGGCAACGCGCGCGAGCTGTACTGGACCATGGCGCAGCTCCTTGCGCACCACGCCAGCAACGGCTGCAACCTGCAGCCGGGCGACGTGCTGGGGAGCGGAACGATTTCCGGCCCGGCGAAGGACTCGCGCGGGTGCCTGCTCGAACTCACCTGGCGCGGGACGGAGCCGGTCACGCTCCCCAACGGCGAATTGCGTCGCTTCCTCGAGGATGGCGACGAAGTGATCCTGCGCGGTTCGTGCGAGCGCGCCGGGTATGCCCGCCTCGGACTTGGCGAGTGCCGCGGCGTGGTGCAGCCCGCCATCACCCTCTGA
- a CDS encoding CocE/NonD family hydrolase yields MLLAGVVLQGALQVTVGGGEAAAQAAPPAPPAAPAIEYTRSEVMIAMRDGVQLYTKVFVPKNAAGPLPIMFIRTPYGIRGMEPAMLNAGYGFLAKDGYIFVGQDIRGKFKSEGEFVMQRAPRRDRNDPKAIDESTDAYDTIEWLLKNVAGNNGRVGMTGVSYPGWLTAMAMLDPHPALRAVSPQASPADMWIGDDFHHNGAFRLSYGFEYATMMESGKEMTQFAFDDYDTYDWYLKIGSLKAINDSLLKGKLPTWNDFSRRPNYEEFWQRQAMKGYLTRVTMPTLNVAAWWDQEDFYGPITIYRALEKHDANNQNFLVVGPWNHGGWMGGEGSSLGNIQFGQPTARFFRDSIMAPFFAKYLHDKGTLALPEALVFEAGSNQWRRYAAWPPREAVSARALYMREGGKLGWEPPKATGPNDFDSYVSDPNKPVPYRPRPIAPTYGPGSTWRHWLTDDQRFAHNRPDVASWELPTLSEDLTIAGDVTVTLHAATTGSDADWIVKLIDVYPDTGMTPLQMNGYQFMVANEVFRGRYRKSYEKPTPITPNTPTEVTIDLHTQAYTFKKGHKVMIQVQSTWFPLIDRNPQKFVPNIFEAKPSDFIVATQRVYRTATRASKIVLPVVNRAVQ; encoded by the coding sequence ATGCTGCTGGCGGGCGTGGTGTTGCAGGGGGCGTTGCAGGTGACGGTTGGGGGTGGCGAGGCGGCGGCGCAGGCCGCGCCACCGGCCCCTCCCGCGGCGCCGGCAATCGAGTATACGCGATCGGAGGTCATGATCGCGATGCGCGACGGCGTGCAGCTCTACACCAAGGTCTTCGTGCCGAAGAATGCCGCCGGGCCGCTCCCGATCATGTTCATCCGCACGCCGTACGGCATCCGCGGCATGGAGCCGGCCATGCTCAATGCCGGCTACGGCTTCCTGGCGAAGGATGGGTACATCTTCGTCGGACAGGACATTCGCGGGAAGTTCAAGTCCGAGGGCGAGTTCGTCATGCAGCGCGCGCCGCGCCGCGATCGCAACGATCCCAAGGCGATCGACGAGAGCACCGATGCCTATGACACCATCGAGTGGCTCCTGAAGAACGTCGCCGGCAACAATGGGCGCGTCGGGATGACCGGCGTCTCCTATCCGGGGTGGCTCACGGCGATGGCCATGCTCGACCCGCACCCGGCGCTCCGCGCCGTGTCGCCGCAGGCGTCACCGGCCGACATGTGGATTGGTGACGACTTCCACCACAACGGGGCGTTCCGCCTGAGCTACGGCTTCGAGTACGCCACGATGATGGAGTCGGGGAAGGAGATGACGCAGTTCGCCTTCGACGACTACGACACTTACGACTGGTACCTCAAGATCGGGTCGCTCAAGGCCATCAACGATTCGCTGCTCAAGGGAAAGCTCCCCACCTGGAACGACTTCTCTCGCCGCCCAAACTACGAGGAGTTCTGGCAGCGGCAGGCGATGAAGGGCTACCTCACGCGCGTCACCATGCCCACGCTCAACGTGGCCGCGTGGTGGGACCAGGAGGACTTCTACGGCCCCATCACGATCTACCGCGCGCTGGAAAAGCACGACGCCAACAACCAGAACTTCCTCGTCGTGGGCCCGTGGAACCACGGCGGCTGGATGGGTGGCGAGGGATCCTCGTTAGGGAACATCCAGTTCGGGCAGCCTACAGCGCGCTTCTTCCGCGACTCGATCATGGCGCCGTTCTTCGCGAAGTACCTGCACGACAAGGGGACGCTGGCGCTGCCGGAAGCGCTCGTCTTCGAGGCGGGGAGCAACCAGTGGCGTCGCTACGCGGCCTGGCCGCCCCGCGAAGCCGTCTCGGCGCGCGCCCTCTACATGCGAGAGGGAGGGAAGCTTGGCTGGGAGCCACCCAAGGCCACCGGGCCGAACGACTTCGATAGCTACGTCTCGGACCCAAACAAGCCCGTGCCGTATCGCCCGCGACCCATCGCGCCCACGTATGGCCCCGGGTCCACGTGGCGCCACTGGCTCACCGATGACCAGCGCTTCGCGCACAACCGCCCCGACGTCGCCTCGTGGGAACTCCCCACGCTTAGCGAGGACCTCACGATCGCTGGCGACGTCACGGTGACGCTGCACGCGGCCACGACGGGCTCCGACGCCGACTGGATCGTGAAGCTCATCGACGTGTACCCCGACACGGGGATGACGCCGTTGCAGATGAATGGCTACCAGTTCATGGTGGCCAACGAGGTGTTCCGCGGCCGCTATCGCAAGAGCTACGAGAAGCCGACGCCCATCACCCCCAACACGCCCACCGAAGTGACGATCGACCTGCACACGCAGGCGTACACCTTCAAGAAGGGGCACAAGGTGATGATCCAGGTGCAAAGCACCTGGTTCCCGCTCATCGACCGCAACCCGCAGAAGTTCGTCCCCAACATCTTCGAAGCGAAGCCGAGCGACTTCATCGTGGCCACGCAGCGGGTGTATCGCACGGCGACCCGGGCGTCGAAGATCGTGCTTCCGGTGGTGAACAGGGCGGTGCAGTAG
- a CDS encoding SDR family oxidoreductase: MAYELAGKVALVTGGTRGIGRAIATELARAGALVIVSSRKEAAVTATVEALGSAGLKADGIPANVGRLDDLNTLAERVLGTHGGIDVLVNNAAVNPVYGPSLETTPEAFAKIMDVNLRAPFELAKRFYPSMAARGGGSIINISSIGGVSPEPNLGIYSVSKAALLSLTQVLAREWGKDKVRVNAICPGLIKTDFSHALWGNEQVRAQVLRSQPIPRMGEPDDIAGLARFLASDAASFCTGGTYMADGGYTI; the protein is encoded by the coding sequence ATGGCGTATGAGCTTGCAGGGAAGGTTGCCCTTGTTACCGGGGGGACGCGCGGGATCGGGCGGGCCATCGCCACCGAGCTCGCCCGCGCGGGGGCGCTGGTCATCGTCAGCTCGCGCAAGGAAGCGGCGGTGACGGCAACCGTCGAGGCGTTAGGCTCGGCTGGGCTCAAGGCCGACGGGATCCCGGCCAACGTGGGACGCCTCGATGACCTCAACACGCTCGCCGAGCGCGTGCTGGGCACACACGGCGGGATCGACGTCCTCGTCAACAATGCGGCGGTCAATCCGGTGTATGGCCCCTCGCTCGAGACGACCCCCGAGGCGTTCGCCAAGATCATGGACGTGAACCTCCGCGCGCCGTTCGAGCTTGCCAAGCGATTCTATCCCTCGATGGCCGCGCGCGGCGGCGGCTCGATCATCAACATCTCCTCCATTGGCGGCGTGTCGCCCGAGCCCAACCTCGGGATCTACAGCGTGAGCAAGGCGGCGCTGCTCAGCCTCACGCAGGTCCTGGCGCGCGAATGGGGGAAGGACAAGGTGCGCGTGAACGCGATCTGTCCCGGGTTGATCAAGACGGACTTCAGCCACGCGCTGTGGGGAAACGAGCAGGTGCGCGCGCAGGTGTTGCGCAGCCAGCCGATCCCGCGCATGGGCGAGCCTGACGACATCGCCGGGCTCGCACGCTTTCTCGCTTCCGATGCCGCTTCGTTCTGCACGGGCGGGACGTACATGGCCGACGGCGGCTACACGATCTAA
- a CDS encoding acyl-CoA dehydrogenase family protein gives MSNASTLRSQVRDFVDTVLLPLEHRYLNEPWGAVLPALDAARAEARRRGIWAPHLPAALGGRDLPFLDFAGISEELGRTPIGHYTLNCQAPDIGNMELLHRHGTAAQQLQWLEPLARGDIRSCFAMTEPERAGSNPIWLEARAVREGDEYVITGHKWFTSSADGAAFAIVMAVTDPDAPPHQRASQVIVPVGTPGFSLVRNIKVMGDEGNGWATHGEVRFDRCRVPVSNRIGDEGAGFALAQERLGPGRIHHCMRWMGICERALDLTCRYAVSRELSPGVPLGSKQGVQHMIAESRAEIDAARLLILDTARQIDEKGAKAARESVSIIKFFAAGVLQRVLDRAIQVHGALGMTDDTPLAYWFRHERAARIYDGADEVHKSVVARRILKGYGITVRE, from the coding sequence ATGTCGAACGCCTCAACGCTGCGCTCGCAGGTCCGCGACTTCGTCGATACGGTCCTGCTTCCCCTGGAGCATCGCTACCTCAACGAACCATGGGGAGCGGTGCTCCCCGCGCTCGATGCCGCGCGCGCCGAGGCCAGGCGACGCGGGATCTGGGCTCCCCACCTCCCCGCCGCACTGGGCGGACGCGACCTTCCCTTCCTCGATTTCGCCGGGATCAGCGAAGAACTGGGGCGCACGCCCATTGGCCACTACACGCTCAACTGCCAGGCGCCCGACATCGGCAACATGGAGTTATTGCACCGGCACGGGACCGCGGCGCAGCAGCTGCAATGGCTCGAGCCGCTGGCGCGCGGCGACATCCGGTCGTGTTTCGCGATGACCGAACCCGAGCGCGCCGGCTCCAACCCGATCTGGCTCGAGGCGCGTGCGGTGCGCGAGGGCGACGAGTATGTCATTACCGGCCACAAGTGGTTCACCTCATCGGCCGACGGTGCGGCCTTTGCCATCGTGATGGCGGTGACCGATCCCGATGCGCCGCCACACCAGCGCGCCTCGCAGGTCATCGTCCCCGTCGGCACGCCCGGTTTCTCGCTCGTGCGCAACATCAAGGTGATGGGCGACGAGGGGAACGGGTGGGCAACACACGGCGAGGTGCGATTCGACCGCTGTCGCGTCCCGGTGTCGAACCGCATCGGCGACGAGGGCGCGGGCTTCGCGCTGGCGCAGGAGCGACTTGGTCCCGGGCGCATCCACCACTGCATGCGCTGGATGGGGATCTGCGAGCGTGCCCTCGACCTGACGTGCCGCTACGCGGTGTCGCGCGAGCTCTCTCCCGGTGTCCCACTCGGCTCCAAACAGGGAGTGCAGCACATGATCGCCGAGTCGCGCGCCGAGATCGATGCGGCACGGCTGCTCATCCTCGACACCGCGCGCCAGATCGACGAGAAGGGGGCCAAGGCGGCGCGCGAGTCCGTCTCCATCATCAAGTTCTTCGCCGCGGGCGTGCTGCAGCGCGTGCTTGACCGGGCCATCCAGGTGCACGGCGCACTGGGGATGACCGACGACACGCCGCTGGCCTATTGGTTCCGCCATGAACGTGCGGCGCGCATCTACGACGGCGCCGACGAGGTGCACAAGAGCGTGGTGGCGCGACGAATCCTCAAGGGGTACGGCATCACCGTGCGCGAATGA
- a CDS encoding phosphotransferase family protein: MSESFVDQAAPVRDGEALDVEALRFYLTRHGLAGDEELQLSQFPRGFSNLTYLVTTGGRSFVLRRPPFGVGKGVAHDVVREARLLAALGAAYAKVPRILAICDDPAVIGAPFYLMERASGIILRDRLPAGLALDAPTMRRVSEAAVDTLAQIHAVDYAGAGLAALGNPVGYVARQVSGWARRFEAARTGDQPDVDRIVEWLRASPPADEAAALVHNDFKYDNLVLDPHDPARVIAVLDWEMATIGDPSLDLGTTLAYWVEANDPPLLRSLGLGVTALPGNLTREEVVARYEAATGRGVAQPVFCYAFGLFKVAVIAQQILARYVRGFTRDERFARLDLAVAALGEAAVRAVDRGRIGNR, translated from the coding sequence ATGAGCGAGTCGTTTGTCGACCAGGCCGCGCCCGTGCGTGATGGCGAGGCGCTCGACGTCGAGGCGCTGCGCTTCTATCTCACGCGGCATGGGCTCGCCGGTGACGAGGAGCTGCAACTCTCGCAGTTCCCGCGTGGTTTTTCCAACCTCACCTACCTTGTCACCACCGGCGGGCGCTCCTTCGTGCTGCGGCGGCCGCCATTTGGCGTGGGGAAGGGAGTGGCGCACGACGTGGTGCGCGAGGCACGGCTGCTGGCGGCGTTAGGCGCGGCCTACGCGAAGGTCCCGCGCATCCTCGCCATCTGTGACGATCCCGCCGTCATCGGCGCCCCGTTCTACCTGATGGAGCGCGCGTCAGGGATCATCCTGCGGGACCGCCTGCCGGCGGGGCTGGCGCTGGATGCGCCCACGATGCGGCGCGTGAGCGAGGCGGCGGTCGATACCCTGGCCCAGATCCACGCCGTCGACTACGCCGGCGCCGGGCTCGCCGCGCTGGGCAATCCCGTGGGCTATGTCGCGCGACAGGTGAGCGGCTGGGCGCGGCGATTCGAGGCGGCGCGCACCGGCGACCAGCCTGACGTGGATCGCATCGTCGAGTGGTTGCGCGCGTCGCCCCCCGCCGACGAAGCGGCAGCGCTCGTCCACAACGACTTCAAGTACGACAACCTGGTGCTCGACCCGCACGACCCCGCGCGCGTCATTGCGGTGCTCGACTGGGAGATGGCGACAATCGGTGATCCCTCGCTCGACCTCGGCACCACGCTCGCGTACTGGGTGGAGGCGAACGACCCGCCCTTGCTTCGCTCGTTAGGGCTCGGCGTCACCGCGCTGCCCGGAAACCTCACGCGCGAGGAGGTGGTGGCCCGCTACGAGGCGGCGACGGGGCGTGGGGTGGCGCAGCCGGTGTTCTGTTACGCGTTCGGCCTGTTCAAGGTCGCCGTCATTGCACAGCAGATCCTTGCGCGCTACGTGCGCGGCTTCACGCGCGACGAACGCTTTGCGCGGTTGGACCTGGCGGTCGCCGCGCTGGGCGAGGCGGCGGTGCGCGCCGTGGACCGCGGGCGGATCGGCAACCGTTAG
- a CDS encoding thiolase family protein: MPDAVIVSAVRTAVGRGKKDGSLAGVHPIDLSAVVLQEAIKRADLDPRTIDDVIWGCAMPEGAQGLNVARLAVLRARLPVDVPAVTVNRFCSSGLQTVAMGAQAIMSGMADVVVAGGLEMMSQVPMSGYHTRLHPGMTEEMIAMGLTAERVADRWKVSRADQDQYAYESHAKAAAAIERGAFADQIVPVPVERVTWRGTTKEVEEGFFAIDELVRTDTSVERLAKLGAAFKVGGSVTAGNSSPYSDGAAAVCLMSDVRARELGLRPLARLAGYAVAGVDPDIMGVGPIKAVPKALAKAGIALSALSLIEFNEAFASQALAVARDLGFPMDKVNVNGGAIALGHPLGATGAKLTTQLVHELGKRGGGHGLVTMCIGGGMGAAGVFEVYPA, encoded by the coding sequence ATGCCAGATGCAGTGATCGTGAGCGCGGTGCGCACGGCGGTGGGGCGCGGCAAGAAGGACGGCTCGCTCGCCGGTGTGCATCCCATCGACCTCTCGGCGGTGGTGCTGCAGGAGGCGATCAAGCGCGCCGACCTCGATCCGCGCACCATCGACGACGTCATCTGGGGGTGCGCCATGCCGGAGGGGGCGCAGGGGCTCAACGTGGCGCGCCTCGCGGTGCTTCGCGCCAGGCTCCCGGTCGATGTGCCGGCCGTGACGGTGAACCGCTTCTGCTCCTCGGGGCTGCAGACGGTGGCGATGGGGGCGCAGGCCATCATGAGCGGGATGGCCGATGTGGTGGTGGCAGGCGGCCTCGAGATGATGAGCCAGGTCCCGATGTCGGGCTACCACACGCGGCTCCATCCCGGGATGACCGAGGAGATGATCGCCATGGGGCTCACCGCCGAGCGGGTGGCCGATCGGTGGAAGGTGAGCCGCGCCGACCAGGACCAGTACGCGTATGAGAGCCATGCCAAGGCGGCGGCGGCGATCGAGCGGGGGGCGTTTGCCGACCAGATCGTCCCGGTCCCGGTGGAGCGCGTGACGTGGCGCGGGACGACGAAGGAGGTGGAGGAAGGGTTCTTCGCGATCGACGAACTCGTGCGCACGGACACCAGCGTCGAGCGGCTGGCCAAACTCGGAGCTGCATTCAAGGTGGGGGGGAGCGTCACGGCCGGGAACTCCTCGCCCTACAGCGATGGAGCAGCTGCGGTGTGCCTGATGAGCGACGTGCGGGCGCGGGAGCTGGGGCTGCGCCCGCTGGCGCGACTGGCCGGCTACGCCGTGGCCGGCGTGGACCCCGACATCATGGGGGTGGGGCCCATCAAGGCGGTTCCCAAGGCGCTGGCCAAGGCGGGGATCGCGCTGTCGGCGCTGTCGCTCATCGAGTTCAACGAGGCGTTCGCGTCGCAGGCGCTGGCGGTGGCGCGCGACCTCGGCTTCCCGATGGACAAGGTCAACGTGAATGGCGGGGCCATTGCCCTGGGGCACCCGTTAGGCGCCACGGGAGCCAAGCTCACCACGCAGCTCGTGCACGAGCTCGGCAAGCGCGGCGGCGGTCATGGCCTGGTGACGATGTGCATCGGCGGTGGCATGGGGGCGGCCGGCGTGTTCGAGGTCTACCCGGCGTGA
- a CDS encoding 3-hydroxyacyl-CoA dehydrogenase/enoyl-CoA hydratase family protein, translated as MRIAKVGVIGAGAMGSGIAALAASAGLPVVLLDIPGDPDRNGVAKGALQRALKAKPAPFMEGSRAALVATGNTEDHLAMLGDCDLIIEAIIEQVAPKRELFERLEGVRKAASIVASNTSGIPMRLLLAGRSEGFRRHFLGTHFFNPPRYLHLLELIPTPETSADALSATRDFAERVLGKGVVLAKDVPGFIANRLGIFGMTRALRLMEEFDLSIDEVDALTGPLIGRAKSATFRTGDISGIDVLAHVAAGTSQTTGEDFSLPGWVTRLVEMGRLGDKTGGGFYRKEKKEILTLDWKTLEYKPQVKPVFPELAFLEKSSLQQRFKAFTTAGGRHAEFVRALLLTVGHYTIEKTPELAHDIVSVDRALEWGYAWEMGPFRQLDAMGLDFVRAGLAQRGLGEPVLLRKAQESFYRDLSSGPRALTFAGDYAPIEPIPAHIDLPLVHVRTGAVDKNDGAAILDIGDGVLLLEFRGKMNTLGAPVLEMLDVAQRRIAADGYAGLVIGNSDPRTFSAGADLGAVVQGVQAGEWKLLEGAVHRFQQGVMSLRRAPFPIVVAPFGLALGGGCEFSLHAARVQAHAELYMGLVEVGVGLLPGGGGTKELLFRFTNELSKYEEADPFEGVKRAFKVITMATTSTSALEARALGFLRDSDRISMNRDRLLADAKARVLDLAPDYVAPPPMSIRALGKEAMGNLTYGVWAMREAGYITAHEVTIATHVAYVLSGGDGPPRDVTEQDVLDLEREAFLTLLGTRETQERIVHTLKTGKPLRN; from the coding sequence ATGCGCATCGCGAAGGTCGGAGTGATCGGCGCCGGAGCCATGGGGAGCGGGATCGCGGCACTGGCCGCATCGGCGGGACTCCCAGTCGTCCTCCTGGACATACCGGGCGACCCCGACAGGAACGGCGTCGCGAAGGGGGCGCTGCAGCGCGCACTCAAGGCCAAGCCGGCCCCCTTCATGGAGGGATCGCGAGCGGCGTTGGTGGCGACGGGCAACACGGAAGACCACCTCGCCATGCTCGGTGACTGTGACCTCATCATCGAGGCGATCATCGAGCAGGTGGCTCCCAAGCGCGAGCTGTTCGAGCGGCTGGAGGGCGTGCGCAAGGCGGCGTCGATCGTGGCGTCGAACACGTCGGGAATCCCGATGCGACTCCTGCTGGCGGGGCGCAGCGAAGGGTTCCGCCGCCACTTCCTGGGGACGCACTTCTTCAACCCGCCGCGCTACCTGCACCTCCTGGAACTCATCCCCACGCCGGAGACCTCGGCCGATGCGTTGTCGGCAACACGCGACTTTGCCGAGCGTGTCCTGGGCAAGGGGGTGGTGCTGGCCAAGGATGTCCCGGGGTTCATCGCCAACCGGCTCGGCATCTTCGGCATGACGCGCGCGTTGCGGCTGATGGAGGAGTTCGACCTTTCGATCGACGAGGTCGATGCGCTCACCGGCCCGCTCATTGGTCGCGCCAAGTCGGCCACGTTCCGCACGGGCGACATCTCGGGGATCGACGTGCTCGCGCATGTGGCGGCGGGGACGTCGCAGACCACGGGCGAGGACTTCTCGCTTCCGGGGTGGGTCACGCGGCTCGTCGAGATGGGGCGCCTGGGCGACAAGACGGGGGGCGGCTTCTACCGCAAGGAGAAGAAGGAGATCCTGACGCTCGACTGGAAGACGCTGGAGTACAAGCCGCAGGTGAAGCCCGTCTTCCCTGAGCTGGCCTTCCTCGAGAAGTCGTCACTGCAGCAGCGCTTCAAGGCCTTCACGACGGCGGGGGGCAGGCACGCCGAGTTCGTGCGCGCGTTGCTGCTGACGGTGGGGCACTACACCATCGAGAAGACGCCGGAGCTGGCGCACGACATCGTGTCGGTGGACCGGGCGCTGGAATGGGGATATGCGTGGGAGATGGGACCCTTCCGCCAACTGGATGCGATGGGGCTCGACTTCGTGCGTGCCGGCCTGGCGCAGCGCGGGCTTGGGGAGCCGGTGCTCCTGCGCAAGGCACAGGAGTCGTTCTACCGCGACCTGAGCAGCGGGCCGCGCGCCCTGACCTTTGCCGGCGACTATGCGCCGATCGAGCCAATCCCGGCGCACATCGACCTCCCGCTCGTGCACGTGCGCACCGGCGCGGTGGACAAGAACGACGGCGCCGCCATCCTCGACATTGGCGACGGGGTGCTGCTGCTCGAGTTCCGCGGCAAGATGAACACGCTGGGCGCCCCGGTGCTGGAGATGCTGGACGTGGCGCAGCGGCGAATTGCGGCTGACGGATATGCCGGGCTGGTCATCGGCAACAGCGACCCGCGCACCTTTTCCGCGGGCGCCGACCTCGGCGCGGTCGTGCAGGGCGTGCAGGCGGGCGAATGGAAGCTGCTGGAAGGAGCCGTTCACCGCTTCCAGCAGGGGGTGATGTCGCTGCGGCGCGCCCCCTTCCCCATCGTGGTCGCGCCGTTCGGGCTGGCGCTGGGCGGCGGGTGCGAGTTCTCGCTGCACGCCGCGCGCGTGCAGGCGCACGCCGAGCTGTACATGGGACTGGTGGAAGTCGGCGTCGGGTTACTGCCGGGCGGGGGCGGGACCAAGGAACTCCTCTTCCGCTTCACCAACGAGCTGTCGAAGTACGAGGAAGCAGACCCCTTCGAGGGAGTGAAGCGCGCCTTCAAGGTCATCACGATGGCGACGACGAGCACCAGCGCACTGGAAGCGCGCGCCCTGGGCTTCCTGCGCGATTCGGACCGGATCTCGATGAACCGCGACCGCCTCCTGGCCGACGCCAAGGCGCGCGTCCTCGACCTCGCGCCCGACTACGTGGCGCCGCCGCCCATGAGCATCCGCGCGTTAGGCAAGGAGGCGATGGGGAACCTGACCTACGGCGTGTGGGCCATGCGCGAGGCCGGCTACATCACCGCGCACGAGGTGACGATCGCCACGCACGTGGCCTACGTCCTCTCGGGGGGCGATGGCCCGCCGCGCGACGTGACCGAACAGGATGTGCTCGACCTCGAGCGCGAAGCGTTCCTCACCCTCCTCGGCACCAGGGAGACGCAGGAGCGCATCGTGCACACGCTCAAGACGGGCAAGCCGCTCCGGAACTAG